From a single Okeanomitos corallinicola TIOX110 genomic region:
- a CDS encoding TMEM165/GDT1 family protein — MLSAFTAGLLLITISELGDKTFFIAVILSMRHSRKLVFVGVTAALAAMTVLSVIFGQILSVLTQGSEKYVHYAEIVLFIAFGLKLLYDAWKMPIHAEEEVIEEAQEAVEKAEIDSQKQSIMSILLKSFVLTFIAEWGDRTQIATIALAASNNPIGVTLGAILGHAICAAIAVIGGKLIAGKISEKQITFLGGILFIIFGIFATLEGS, encoded by the coding sequence GTGTTATCAGCCTTTACCGCAGGTTTATTATTAATTACAATTTCCGAATTAGGTGATAAAACCTTCTTTATCGCCGTCATTTTATCCATGCGACACTCAAGAAAGTTAGTGTTTGTAGGGGTAACGGCAGCCTTAGCGGCGATGACAGTATTATCAGTAATCTTTGGGCAAATACTGTCAGTTTTGACACAGGGTTCAGAAAAATATGTACACTATGCAGAAATAGTATTATTTATAGCCTTTGGCTTAAAACTGCTATACGATGCTTGGAAAATGCCCATTCACGCCGAAGAAGAAGTTATAGAAGAAGCTCAAGAAGCAGTAGAAAAAGCAGAAATAGACAGTCAGAAACAAAGTATCATGTCAATTTTACTGAAATCCTTTGTATTGACATTTATAGCAGAATGGGGCGATCGCACCCAAATAGCCACCATAGCTTTAGCAGCGAGTAACAACCCCATTGGTGTGACATTAGGAGCAATATTAGGACACGCAATTTGTGCAGCGATCGCCGTCATTGGTGGTAAATTAATTGCAGGTAAAATTTCCGAAAAACAAATCACCTTTCTGGGCGGCATTTTATTTATTATCTTCGGTATCTTTGCCACACTAGAAGGAAGTTGA
- a CDS encoding tetratricopeptide repeat protein, translating into MTQTRNKWIIRVVLLLAVTAFLGVSLIPILGALNDSSSVVQNTTNTSTGVSSSEQKSKLADEIRGYELVLQREPENQTALKGLVEARLQLLAQKENGQVQMADIQGVIEPLEKLSKLNPQQTEYGVLLAQAKQQIGDKEGAAQTYRSILATQPGDLKALQGMVNLQLSQERPEAAIGLLKDTLSTADQANSIQAGTVDVVAVQVLLGSVYALQKNNTQAISLYEQAIKKDPQDFRPVLAKAMLLKEQGKVDESKPLFDTARALAPAQYKDEINKAAAIPTPAPTASPESTSSP; encoded by the coding sequence GTGACTCAAACGCGTAATAAGTGGATAATTCGGGTTGTATTACTTTTAGCAGTTACTGCTTTTCTAGGTGTTTCTCTGATCCCGATTTTGGGAGCTTTAAATGATTCTTCATCAGTAGTACAAAATACTACTAATACGTCTACGGGTGTTTCCTCTTCTGAACAAAAGTCAAAACTAGCAGATGAAATTCGCGGTTATGAGCTAGTTTTACAACGAGAACCAGAAAATCAAACTGCGCTCAAAGGTCTGGTAGAAGCTAGGTTACAGTTACTAGCTCAAAAGGAAAATGGCCAAGTTCAAATGGCTGATATTCAAGGTGTGATTGAACCTTTGGAGAAGTTGTCTAAGTTAAACCCTCAGCAGACAGAATACGGGGTGTTATTGGCACAAGCAAAGCAACAAATCGGTGATAAGGAAGGGGCAGCCCAAACCTATCGCTCTATTTTAGCTACACAACCAGGGGATCTCAAGGCTTTACAAGGCATGGTAAATTTACAACTCAGTCAGGAACGTCCAGAAGCAGCTATCGGTTTATTAAAGGATACTCTATCTACCGCAGATCAAGCTAATTCTATTCAAGCAGGAACTGTTGATGTGGTTGCAGTACAGGTACTTTTGGGGAGTGTTTACGCTTTACAGAAAAACAATACTCAAGCTATTTCTTTATACGAGCAAGCTATTAAGAAAGATCCTCAAGATTTTCGTCCTGTTTTGGCTAAGGCTATGTTACTTAAAGAACAGGGTAAGGTTGATGAGTCCAAACCTTTATTTGATACTGCTAGGGCTTTAGCTCCTGCTCAGTATAAGGATGAAATTAATAAGGCCGCTGCTATACCTACTCCTGCCCCCACTGCATCACCGGAAAGTACATCTAGTCCATGA
- a CDS encoding homocysteine biosynthesis protein, with protein sequence MRTITEINEKIINKRAVVWTVEELKKQVAEIGITKATKEVDVIATGTFEPMESSGAIINLGHTDPPIKIRRCWLDGVPAYSGFGAVDLYLGASCAAETMEGEEIRERGGGHVIEDLIAGKPVQVRALGQVTDCYPRATFETSVTRETINQFYLFNPRNLYQNFIIGVNGGDRLLHTYLGPLQPRLGNAVYSNPGAISPLFNDPDLQLVGIGTKIFLGGGIGYVAWEGTQHFPLQKRLANRTPIGPSATLALIGDAKQMDSRWVRGCYFKSSGPSLMLGVGVPLPVLNETVIERCAVQDQDLVAPIVDFSIPRRVRPTFGLVTYAQLKSGRIPIEGKAVRVAPLASLFLSRQVAQELKQWIQAGTFTLTEPVAPIPMDRVFLPQDRWTDF encoded by the coding sequence ATGCGAACTATTACCGAAATTAACGAAAAAATTATCAATAAACGCGCTGTAGTCTGGACAGTTGAAGAATTAAAAAAACAAGTTGCAGAAATTGGTATTACTAAAGCAACAAAAGAAGTTGATGTTATTGCTACTGGCACATTTGAACCGATGGAGTCTAGTGGGGCAATAATTAATTTGGGACATACTGATCCACCTATAAAAATTCGCCGTTGTTGGTTAGATGGAGTCCCAGCATATTCTGGTTTTGGGGCTGTAGATTTATACTTAGGTGCTAGTTGTGCCGCAGAAACAATGGAAGGGGAAGAAATTCGAGAACGGGGTGGTGGTCATGTGATTGAAGACTTGATTGCAGGTAAACCTGTACAAGTAAGAGCATTAGGACAAGTTACAGACTGTTATCCCAGGGCAACTTTTGAAACCAGTGTTACCCGTGAAACCATCAATCAGTTTTATTTATTTAATCCTCGTAACCTTTATCAAAATTTTATTATTGGTGTAAACGGTGGCGATCGCCTACTTCATACTTATTTAGGCCCTTTACAACCACGTTTAGGTAATGCAGTTTATTCTAACCCTGGGGCAATTTCTCCCCTGTTCAATGATCCCGATTTACAACTTGTGGGAATTGGTACAAAAATATTTTTAGGTGGTGGAATCGGTTATGTTGCTTGGGAAGGTACACAGCACTTCCCCCTCCAAAAACGGTTAGCTAATCGTACACCCATCGGACCATCAGCCACCTTAGCTTTAATTGGTGATGCCAAACAAATGGATAGTCGTTGGGTAAGGGGTTGCTACTTCAAAAGTTCTGGACCGTCTTTAATGTTGGGTGTGGGTGTGCCACTGCCTGTTTTAAACGAAACTGTAATTGAACGTTGTGCGGTACAAGATCAAGACTTAGTAGCACCAATAGTAGATTTTTCTATTCCGCGTCGGGTTCGTCCCACCTTTGGTTTAGTCACTTATGCTCAACTTAAATCAGGACGTATTCCCATAGAGGGTAAAGCGGTGCGAGTTGCTCCTTTAGCTAGTTTATTTCTCTCCAGACAAGTTGCCCAAGAGTTAAAACAGTGGATACAAGCTGGCACATTTACCCTCACAGAACCAGTCGCTCCGATACCAATGGACAGAGTATTTTTACCCCAAGACCGTTGGACAGACTTTTAA
- a CDS encoding rubrerythrin family protein produces MDLSNFTTLNNLESAFGGESMANRKYLFFANVARKLGFSDLAKLFKETADQETEHAFAHFELLHPELAVKDAASLTDEQKREIISRCLSLAIEGETYEYTTMYPEFAAAAQSDRDNPAAEEFLKQAQESGEHADTFRSAAHRFGLLKFIENYHADRYTEALEVLNGGQPVTRVAGEDPATQKWICRQCSMIYDPVVGDPDSGIAPGTTFADIPEDWSCPICGATKKTFKPLEEKAAA; encoded by the coding sequence ATGGATTTGTCAAATTTTACTACACTAAACAACTTAGAGTCAGCCTTCGGTGGTGAGTCGATGGCAAATCGTAAGTATCTGTTTTTTGCAAATGTAGCGCGTAAACTGGGTTTTTCAGACTTAGCAAAACTTTTTAAGGAAACAGCAGATCAAGAAACTGAACACGCTTTTGCTCATTTTGAACTACTACATCCAGAATTAGCTGTCAAAGATGCAGCTAGTTTAACTGATGAACAGAAAAGGGAAATTATATCTCGCTGTTTGTCTTTGGCCATTGAAGGCGAAACCTATGAATACACTACCATGTATCCTGAATTTGCTGCCGCTGCCCAAAGTGACAGAGATAATCCCGCAGCGGAAGAATTTCTCAAACAAGCACAAGAATCTGGCGAACACGCTGATACATTTCGTTCAGCTGCACATCGGTTTGGGTTGTTAAAATTCATCGAAAATTATCACGCAGATCGCTACACTGAAGCTTTAGAAGTGTTAAATGGAGGACAACCTGTAACTAGAGTCGCAGGTGAAGATCCCGCAACTCAAAAATGGATTTGCAGACAATGCAGTATGATTTATGATCCTGTGGTTGGTGATCCTGATTCTGGTATTGCACCTGGTACAACGTTTGCAGACATTCCCGAAGATTGGAGTTGTCCTATTTGTGGTGCTACCAAAAAGACTTTTAAACCTCTTGAGGAAAAAGCTGCTGCTTAA